The sequence CACAGCTGAGCATCGGACCGCGCCGTGAGGGGCAACAAAATACCATCGACCGGCGTCTCGCGGGCCTGTTCAACGGCGGGCAACCGCAGCGCAATCAGGACGCCGATGATGGCAATCACCACGAGAAGTTCAACAAGCGTGAACCCGCGGCGCGAAGATGGATAACTGGTCAAGAGATTCGCCCTTCATGTGTCAGAAAAGGAAATGGAAAATCCATCTGCATTGGCAACATGCGGCGCCGGCGTCGATCGCGGCGAGGGACGACGCGGGCGTGATGAATTCAAATTTCGAGCGGCATGAAGGGGAGTCAGAAGCCTTTGAGCGGGTGGGGCAAATGGCCAAGGCGGGATCGCCTGCCGGGTGGTGTAATCGCGGAATTTACAAAATTTTCAGAGTATTCCTGTTTGCCTGCAAATCTACTAGACTAGATCTGAATCGAAAGCGTTATTTTGCATAATCACGGGGTAATTTATGGGATGCTGGCGATCACTCCTCCTTGTCGGTGGAATTTCTCTGGTTGCTGTGGCGGCCGGCTGTAGCAACGGCACTTACCCGGTGCATGGAACCATCGTCTTTTCCGACGGTACGCCTGCCAAGGAATTGGCGGGAGGAGCGGTCGAACTTGACTCGCTCGAACAGCCGATCAGCGCTCGCGGATCGATCGACGCCGAGGGGAAGTTTGTGATCTCCACCTACGAAGCCGAAGATGGCGCCGTGCCGGGCAAGCATCGGGTCTTGATCGTGTCGCGGCAGTCAACCGGCGACGAAGTGGTCGGCAAGGTGATCGAGTCGAAGTATCAGCGCTTCGAGACGTCGGGCCTGGAGCTAGAAGTGACGCCAGGCACGAACACGCCGACTTTTACGGTCGAACGCGCCAAGTCGCGACGTTAGCTGCCTGTTGAAAAATGCCATCGTGGCATTTTTCAACCTCCCCAGGCTCAGAGCGTAGCTCTTCGCGGCTCGCAAAATAACGACTTACGTCGCTATTTGGGGATCGCATCCCTGCGATCACGCAGTCCGCCGAGAAAATCAACGGACTGTTAGGCGAATCAACCCGGCGGCGATTAGTAGTCGTACCAAATCGCGAAGCCAACTTGTTGTTCCCAATATTCGTAGAACGAAAGTTGGCTGCTGTTGCCGTTGTAGTAGTTCAGGCCGATCCGTAGCAGGTGACCCGAGTCGTCGCCGACCCAGGCCCATCCGGTTTGCACCGTCAGGCTACCGCCCCAGTTGACTTCTTGCCGCAGGTGTCCGTCGACAGCGAAGAATGGTTCGCCTCGGATGCCGGTCGCTCGCGTCGGCGCCCACTCAAAACCAAAGTCCAATTCCCATGGCTGCGAGACGGTCGTGTAAAACGCCCACCCCAACTGGCCGTAGATGCGGACTCGGTCGGAGAAGTAGATCGAGTGCCCCAGGATCAGCACATCGCGCGAGTAGTTCAGCCGGTTGTAGCCCGGGTTCTTAATCAGGAACTCATCACCCAGGTGCGAACTGACGTGGTAGTAGCCGAAACGGGTGCGATGATTCGGGCGTTCGCGATAGCTCCAGGTCAGCTGCGTGCCTGCCCGGAAGTCGGCGCTGCGAACGTCAACATCTTCCGGAATATCGAGCCGCACCTTGGCCGAACCTTCGACATCCCACTGGATGCCTTGCGGCAGGAACGGGTCGTGGTTGCCATAGCGGAAAACGCCAAAACGACCACCTAGGTTGCCGTCTAGAACGGTCGAACCGCGATAGCCGGTCAGGTCGCCGATTTTTACCGACAGACGCGACTCCTGAACGTTTGCCAGATGAGCTTTGTAGATGTGACCGGTCGGCAATAGTTGAAAGTCGTACTGGTCGGTGCAGGGACCGCAGAACGGATCTTGGGCTAGTTCGTATTCCGACACTTCGATCGGGTGATCCGGAAACGGCAATTCGGTTTGCTGTTCGACCGCTTCGATATGCGAAATGCCCGAAATCCCAAAGGTCGGCCGCGGCCCGGTATAATCGTCCCCTGGCATCAGGGTATCGAGATCGCGTTGATGGGTTTCTCGATATTGGGCGTGAGCGGTTTCCACGGTAAACAGCAGACATAACGTTATCCCTACGGCGATGGTCGTCGCGTAGCGGATCGTCAGTTTGTCGCTTTTATCGGAAGTCATCGTCCTGGTCCTGCGTTGCTTCCTAAACTTCGCCGCAGTTGGTTGGGCCGCTCGCCTTACTTGGCGAAACATGAGGGGGCGTAGTTTAGTGATTGGGTGTAACCGGCTCTAGAGCACTTTTCGTCTCAAAGGTGAACCGGTTCACAAAATCTTGAAATAATTCCGCTAGCGAAACGTTGATAGAGTCATGGTATTGTTGGAATTCAGCATGTCCCCACTGAACAAAGGGGACAGCGTCAGCCAATACGTTGCCCGGAGCATCGATATTATCGACAGAAGTGGACTCGATTATCGACTCCATGCTATGGGAACGATCATTGAAGGCGAGATTGATGAGGTGCTAGCGGTGCTAAAAGCCTGTTTAGAGGCGATGGCGGCCGATTGCGATCGCATCACGTGCTCCGCAAAATTAGATTATCGCGCTGGATATTCGGGACGCTTGCAGACGAAAGTCGACTCGGTCGAGCAGAAACTGGGACGCCGTGTGAAGACGTTGGGTTCAGCTAGCAGCGAGCAAGATTCGTAATGTCGATCGATGCGATCGTCCTCGGCGGAGGAATTGTCGGACTTGCGACCGCTTATGAGCTGCTCCAGCGCGACCCGAATCGACGCGTCGTGGTCTGCGAAAAAGAAGCGGCTGTCGCAACGCACCAAACGGGACGCAACTCCGGCGTGCTGCATTCGGGCATCTACTACAAGCCGGGATCGCTCAAGGCGACCAACTGCCGCGCCGGCAAAGCGCTGATGGAGCAATTCTGTCGCGAGCATGCGATTCCCTACGACATCTGCGGCAAGGTGGTCGTGGCGATCGACTCTTCGGAACTTCCGCAGTTGGAAGGCATCTATCAGCGCGGTCAGGCAAACGGCGTCCGCTGCGAGCGAATCGGTCGCGAGCGTTTGCTGGAACTGGAGCCGCACTGCGCCGGGGTCGAAGCGATCCATGTGCCGGAGACGGGGATCGTCGACTATCGCCAGGTAAGCACGAAACTTGCCGATCTGATTCGTGAGCGCGGAGGAGAAATCTGGCTCGGCGCCAAGGTCGAAAAAATCTTCGAGCGCGAGAGTGAGATTTCGATTGAGACGACCGCTGGATCGGTTAGCGGAACGATTGCGATCAACTGTTGCGGGCTCTACTGCGACCGAGTTGCTCGCCTGACTGGAGCAAAGCCGGCGGCGAAGATCGTTCCCTTTCGCGGTGAGTACTTTGAGTTACGCCCCTCGGCGGAGCATCTCTGCAAGAACCTGATCTACCCAGTTCCCGACCTCAATTTTCCCTTTCTCGGCGTCCACTTTACCCGCATGATCGAAGGAGGCGTCGATTGCGGTCCCAATGCGGTCATGGCGCTGGCCCGCGAAGGGTATGGCAAGTTGGATATCAACTTGGCCGACCTGTGGGAATCGGTCAGTTACCGCGGTTTTCGCAAGCTGGTCGCCCGCCATTGGAAAGCGGGGTTGCAGGAGTTTTACCGCTCCTGTTCCAAGAAGGCGTTCGTACGATCGCTGCAGCGGCTGATTCCCGAGATCACCGCCGCTGACATTTTTGCGGCGCCGGCCGGTATCCGAGCCCAGGCGATCGCCGAGAGCGGCGACTTGGTCGACGATTTCCTGATCCAGCGGGAAGGGCGGATGATCAACGTTCTCAACGCACCCAGTCCCGCGGCGACTTCTTCGCTACAGATCGCCAAAACGATTGTCGACTCGCTCTAGATCTCGTGCTCTTGGCCCTCCTCTTTGTAGACGACTTTGTAGATGTCGCGGCGACGATCGTTCCAGTTTTGCACGTTGCCGATTTCGCGGTGGCGTCTTAGCTGTTCGACGTCGACGTCGTGAATGATCATCGTTTCGATGTTCGGATTGCATTCGGCCGCGATCGCGTCGCGGGCAAACTCGGCGTCGGCCGGCGTAAAGATCGCCGATTGAGCGTAGTGCAGGTCCGAGTTCTCTACAAACGGCAAGTTGCCGGTGCAGCCCGAGACGGCGACGTACACGTGGTTCTCGACGCAGCGAGCCATCGCACAGTGACGAATCCGCAGGTAGCCTTGCCGGGTGTCGGTGTTGAACGGCACGAAGACGATGCCGGCATCTTTTTGAGCTGCGATGCGGACCAACTCCGGAAATTCGATGTCGTAGCAGACCAGGATCGAGATCTTGCCGCAGTCGGTGTCGAAGACTTCCACCTTATCGCCTGGCGATACGCCCCACCATTTACGTTCGCTGGGCGTGATGTGAATCTTGTATTGCTTGCCAAGCGTCCCGTCGCGGCGGAACAGGTACGAGATGTTGTAAAGGGTCTCGTCCTCGATCACAAATTGCGATCCGCCGATGATGTTGACGTTGTGCTTGACCGCCATCTCGGTAAACAGATCGAGATATTGCGGGGTGAACTCGGCCAATTGCCGCGCCGCCAGACCCGGACGTGACGGAGGAACGCACGACAGCAACTGCGTCGTGAATAGCTCCGGAAAGACAACGAAGTCGCTCTTGTAGTCCGACGCGGCGTCGATGAAAAACTCGCATTGGGTAGCGAACTCGCCAAAGTCCTTCACGGCTCGCATTTCGTACTGCACCACGGCCAGGCGAATCGGCTCGACGACGTGATGATAGCGACGTTTGGCGTTGGCCCGATAATCGAGATTGAGCCATTCCAGGAAGGTTGCGTAACCGCACGACGCTTCGTCCGACGGGAAATAATCGGGAATTAATCCTTGCAACGCGAATCCGTTGGAAAGTTGGGCGGTCAGCACCGGGTCGAACAGGGCCCGCTCGATCACCTTGTCGATGTATTCTCGCGCCGACATTTCGTTGGCGTACTTGTGATAACCGGGCAGCCGGCCGCCAATAATGATCCGCGACAGGTTCAGGTTGCGGCAAAGCTCTTTTCGGGCGTCATAGAGCCGCCGCGAGAGTCGCATTCCGCGAAACTCCGGATCGACCATGATCTCGATCCCATAGAGGGTATCTCCCTTGGGATCGTGATTGCGAATCATGCCATTGTCGGAGATCGCCGACCAGTTGTGCCAAGCCATATTGGGATCGTATTCCACGATCAGACTGCTGGCCGAGGCGGCGATTTTGCCGTCGATCTCGACGCAGAGTTGACCAGCCGGAAAGGTGTCGATCTGGCTCTGGATATGCTCACGGCTCCAGGGCTTCATGCCGGGGAAACAGCGGAGTTGCATTTCGACTAACTGGTCGAAGTCATCCATCGTCAGGCGACGGACGACAGTTTTCCACTCAAAATCCTTTAGATCTAGCGTTTCCATCAAATGGCTTTCGGCTATTGGGTCAGCGGTGCGACGAACAGTGCTAACTATTTGAGATTCGCCCCGAGTCGCCAATCGCGACTGCGAAGCTATTCGGCGGCAGTCGGCGTTTCGGACGTGTTTCGCAGGTAGACGAGCGCAAACCAGTCGTACAGAAAATGAGTCGTGATCGGCGTGATCAGGTCGCCGGTCCAGTAGAACAGGAGGCCGAAATAGCAGCCCATGGTGGTAGCGGCCGCCGCGTACTCTAGCGAAAGGAAGTGGGCTAGGCCGAACAGGACGCTGACGATCAGGATCGCCGTCGCGGCGCCCCCGAAGGGATCCGGAATAATTTCCGTGAAACCCGATTGGAGAAATCCGCGAAACAGCGCCTCTTCGCACAGGCCGGCCGCAAAGGCGACCGCGCCCAGTTCTACAATCGTCGCACGGGAGAACTGCGGTATGACCTGAGTCTCCATCAACCGCTGCAGTTCGACCGAAGCGACGCTCTTGTTGAACCGCAGCAGGAAGAAAAAGCCAATCATCGGCAGCGTGGCGACGATGCCGATGCCAAACGCTTGGGCCGCCGCGGCCGGATCAGCAGCGTTCCAACTAGCGCTTTGCCAAGGAGAAACGCCAAACAGCCAGCCGAGAAAGATGGCCAGGACCAGCAACGCACCTTCGAGCTTGACCACCGAACTGACAAACCGTTCGGCCTGCTTGCGGGAAGAAACCGGCCGGGCTTCGCTCGATTCCGGCTCATTCGGTGGGATATCGGCAGTCAAAGAAATCTCGGGATGAGGAATTGGCGGACAATCGAATGGTCCTGGGATTTTCGCGTTCATCCTAGCGGAATCTGAGCTTCGCGTCATTCCGGCGACCAAGTCGGCATTCCCGCCTTGCCCCTCTGTGGAGGCGGTTCCTCCTCCTGGTTGACCGAGCGGTTCCGGTCGCCGTAATATGGGAAGTTTGTGTGTTGGTCCAAAGACTTGATATAAGCGGAGCGAATCCGGTGCCAGGTACATGCGTCATCGGCTTGCAGTGGGGCGACGAAGCGAAGGGAAAGCTCGTCGATTTGTTGACCAGGCGCCACGATGTGGTCGCACGGTTTTTGGGTGGCGCAAACGCCGGCCATACCGTCGTCGACGGAGAGAACACTTACAAGCTGCACCATATTCCGAGCGGGATTCTCAGCTTGGACGTCGCCAACGTCGTCACGGCGGGGGTCGTCATCAATCCACCGATCCTGCTGCAGGAAATCGACGGGCTAAAGGAGCGGGACGTTCCGGTCAAGAACCTCCTGCTTAGCGACCGCGCTCACATCATCTTCCCCTGGCACATGGCCGAAGATCGGGCGATGAACCAGTCGACCGCCGATGGCGAGAACATCGGCACCACGATGCGCGGCATTGGCCCGTGCTATCGCGACAAGGTCGGCCGTTCACATGCGATTCGCCTGGGAGACCTGGTTCGTCCTGGTCTGAAGGAGAAGATCGCACTGATCACCGCGGCGAAGAACAAGACGATCGCCAGCATGTACAACGAGGGGGAATTCACGCCGCTCGACGCCGATGCGATCTACGCCGAGTATTCCGGCTACGCCGATCGTCTGCGGGAATACGTCACCGATTCGACCGCCTATCTGCTCGACGCGGCCGACGAGAACAAACGCATTCTCTTTGAGGGCGCCCAAGGCGCGCTGCTCGACGTTGACCACGGCACCTACCCGTTCGTTACCAGCAGCAACAGCTCGGGCGTCGGCGCTTCGGCCGGTTCGGGCGTTCCGGCGAAGTTCATCAACCAGACGATTGGCGTCGTCAAAGCGTACAGCACGCGGGTTGGCGGCGGGCCGTTTCCGACTGAGCAAGACAACGAACTGGGCGAGAAGATCCGCGTCCGGGGTAACGAGTTTGGCACCACGACCGGGCGTCCGCGTCGCTGCGGTTGGCTCGACGCGGTGGCGGTCCGCTACACCGCCCGAATTAGCGGCATCGACACGATTGCGCTAATGATGCTCGACGTGCTGTCGACGCTGGACGAACTGAAGATCTGCGTCGCCTACGAACTGGATGGCGAGCGGCTGACCCACTTCCCCAGCCATGTCGACGACGTCCGCAAGGTTAAGCCGATCTACGAAACGCTGCCCGGTTGGGCCGACGAGATCACCGGCGCCCGTAGCATGGAAGATCTGCCGGCCAACGCGCTGGCGTACATCCGGCGGATTTCGGAACTGGTCGGCTGTGAAGTTGGCGTCGTGTCGGTCGGCCCTGATCGCAAACAGACGATTTTCACCGAGCAACTGGCGGAGTTGGTCGGCGCCGCCTCGTAGTTGACCGCTCGCACGGAACCGAGACGAGTCGCTACAATAAGCCGAAACTCCGCGAAAGCGTAACGCGTTTTCGTGGTCGCATTCATTCGACTGGTATCGCATGGCTCGTACCCGCAGTTCGCAATGACCTCGCAATCGTCTAGCCAATCCGTTCAGCCTGATCTGGGCGTTCCCGCCGAGCGTCTGCCGCGACATATTGCGGTGATCATGGACGGCAACGGACGTTGGGCGCAGCGGCAGGGCTTGCCGCGGGTCGAAGGGCATCGCCGCGGCGTGACGTCGGTGCGGCGGACGACCGAGGAATGTGCTCGGCTGGGCATCGAGCAGCTGACCCTCTATTGTCTTTCCAGTGAAAACTGGAAGCGGCCGCAATACGAACTCGACTTCCTCATGCATCTGCTCGAGCAGTACATGATCGAAGAACGCAGCACGATCATGGCCAACAATATTCAGGTTCGGATCATCGGTCGCCGCGATGGGATTCCGCCGCAGGTCCAGCAAGAGATGGATCGCACGATCCAGCTCAGCTCAACCAATACCGGCACCACGCTTTGTCTGGCGATCAACTATGGCGGCCGGGGCGAAATGGTCGACGCGGTCCGCAAAATGGCGACCGAGGCGGCTAGTGGCGCGCTCGATCCGGCCTCGATAACCGAAGACGCGATCGCCGCTCACTTGTACACCGCCGGCATGCCCGATCCCGACCTGTTGATTCGCACGGCCGGCGAAATGCGGATCAGCAACTTTCTGCTGTGGCAGATCAGCTACGCCGAACTTTGGGTCACCCAGCAATGTTGGCCAGAGTTTTGCGAAGAGACGTTGCATCAGGCGATACGCGACTTTGCCGGGCGAGACCGGCGATTCGGCGGGTTGAATGACGATACCGCGGAAGGAGCGACTTAGCCCGTGCTAGGATGGCGATTGATCGGCGCCGCGGCGATTATCATTCCGGTAATCACGCTCTGTTGGCTCGACTTCAGCTGGAACTTCGATCGTCCTGGAATTTGGCTCCTGCCATTGGCGGTTATGATCGCCGTGTTCGCCGCCGAAGAGGTCTTGGGGCTGTTGCGAGCCAAGCAACTGCGCCCTGCCGGATGGGCATGTCATGTCGGCACGCTCCTCGTTTTGGGGACCGCCGCGATGTCGATCTGGTGGCCGTTCGAGACGCCCCCGACCAGCATGCAGTCGAAGTGGATCTTGTTTTCATTAGCCGCGGGAATGGTGCTGTCGCTGGTCAGCGAGATGCGGCGGTACGAAAAGCCAGGCTGGGCGATCGTGCATGTCGGTCTGACGATCTTTACGATCGCCTACGTTGGCGGGCTGATGAGCTTTGTGATCCGGTTGCGATTGGTCCATAGCGAACTGCCGGACGGTAACGCCTGGGGGATGATCGCACTGTTGTCGATGATTGTCGCCACCAAAATGTCGGACGCCGGCGCCTACTTTACCGGGCGGCTGTTCGGACGGACGAAACTGGCCCCCAATCTGAGCCCCGGCAAGACGGTCGAGGGGGCGCTGGGCGGATTGGTCTTCGCCGTGTTTGGCGCCTGGGTGATTTTCGCGTTGGTCGCGCCGCAACTGACGACAAGCGAACCCCCAGCGTTTTGGCGTCTCTGTCTGTATGCGATTTGCGTCGCGATCGCCGGGATGGTGGGCGATTTGGCCGAATCGCTGTTCAAGCGAGATATGGAAAGTAAGGACTCCAGCACCTGGCTGATCGGGCTGGGAGGAGTCTTGGACGTCCTCGATTCGCTACTGGTGGCGGCCCCGATGGCCCTTTTTTTCTGGGAAATCGGTCTGGTAGGGCCGCAATAGCTAGATTTTAATCCCGCCGCAACGATCCGAATAGGCCTAAAGTGTAGCCATGAAATGAGTTACCGCACTTCCGGTGGATTTCTGATTTCGCCGGACGAAAGATTGTCTATATTTTTAGTGGTGTTGAAAACCTTCCAACTGCGGCAGCCCCAGCGGCTGACGCCGACTGCATGTACGAAGCGACTATCCGATTTCTCGACAATTCGTCTGTACTTCAGCTGTTCGGAGCCCGCGACCAACACGTTCGCCGGATTCGCGAATCGCTCGGCGTCACGATTACGCATCGTGACGGCCGGGTGCGCATCGCCGGTCGGGAACTAGCCGTCGCTCAGGCGACCAAGGTGATCGAAGCGTTACGGAATAAAGTGGAACGCCAAGGACTCATCACACTGGACGAGGTCGAAGACTCGCTGGCCGACGTCACCGGCGAGACGACGACCAAGCCGAAGACGCTGCCGATCTCGGTCTTCAAGAAGACGCAGCGCGTCACTCCCATGACCCCCGGTCAGGCGGCTTATGTCGAAATCATGCGCGAGCATGAGATGGTGTTCGCCCTGGGACCGGCAGGTACCGGCAAAACCTACTTGGCGGTCGCCTACGCCGTCGAGTCGTTGCTGGAGCAGCGGATCCGCAAGATCGTCTTGGTACGACCGGCCGTCGAAGCAGGCGAACAGCTCGGCTTCTTGCCGGGGACGCTGCACGAGAAGATCAATCCTTACCTGCAGCCGATGCTCGACTCGCTCGGCGAGATGATCGATCGAGAGCAGGTAGCCCGATACATGGAACAGAACGTCATCGAGGTGATCCCGCTGGCGTTCATGCGGGGACGGACGCTCAATGACGCGTTCATTATTTTGGACGAAGCCCAAAACACGACCGTATCGCAGATGAAGATGTTCTTGACCCGCTTGGGCAAGAACTCGCGGATGGTGATTTCCGGCGACGCGACGCAAAACGACTTGCCGCCGAACGTCAGCAGCGGCTTAGCGGATGCGATCATGCGATTGAAAGATATCAAGGGAATTGGCCAGGTCCATCTCACGCAAGCCGATATCGTGCGGCACGCTCTCGTCCAAGAGATCGTGAACGCTTACGAACGGGGAACGAACACGAACTAGCCCAACGCGAATCATGCCTCCCCATATCAAATCAAGAACGCGGTCCGATCACGTTAGCAGCATCGTGCTGAAGCCTGGCGCCGCCAAACGCCTGCTTCAGCAATTGCAGCGGCCTGAAAATGCCGCCATGGTGGCGCTTACCGCAGCCGCCGCGGTGATCTTGTGGATGGCGACAATTTCTTGGGAGCCGCCATTCCCCTATCGCGAAGACTTTGTGCCGCCCCGCGACATCGTGTCGCGGATTGATTTTGCGGTGCCTGACCCGGCCGGCGATCAGCGGGCTCGCGATGCGGCGGCCGCCAATGCCCGCACCGTCTACGAAAATAACCCGGAGCCGCTCGAGCAGATGCGCGGCAAGCTGCAGTCGGCCCTCAACGGTATCGTCGGGGCGTCCGAGTTTACGCCGAAGATTGCAGAAGCTTGGGACGACTTTCTGAAGGCGCCTGCCGCTCCCGACCAGGCCTTGCCGGAAACCGAAAAGAAACGGCTGTACGAGAAGTTCCGCACCTTCTACGCGAAGGAAGGAAAGTTGACGGCGCTCGAGCAAGGAGTCGCCGCCGCTCTGACGAGCTTCACCAAGAATGGCCTGATGGACAACAACGATCAGGCGGAAAACAAAGGGAACAAGGCCGAGGTCATCGTCTATCGCAAGGGAGAGCCCGACGCGCGGCGAACCGTTTCGATTTCCGATCTGCTGATCGCCCAGGCCCGCAACAACCTGAAGAAAAACCTTGAGATCGAACTGAGCCGGCTGCAAGAGGAAGAGTCGAGCGCCGAAGTGATCGATCCGATCTACTACTGGATCAGCTCCAACCTGCGCGGCACGCTTTCCAAGAACGAAGTGGCGACCATCGCCGAACGTCAGGCGACCGTCGACAAGGTCGAACCGGTCATGCGTCACATTCCGACCGGCGAATCGCTCGCCAAGGGAGGCGTGCCGCTCGAAGGGGAACCGCTGAAACTGCTGCGGAGCGAACATGACGCCTATTGCGACGGTTTGCCTCTGACCAAGCAACTCTGGCGTTCGCTCTCGATCGTCGGCATGTTCATCGCACTAGCCACGCTCTCGGGCGTGTACCTGGCGTTTAAGTCGCCTCAGGTGCTGGCGTCGGTCCACAACTTCTTGATGTTCTTGGTTCCGATCGCTGGCGCGGTGGCGCTGGCCTATTGGATTGACGACGCTTGGCGGGCCGAACTGGTTCCGCTGATGGCGCTCGGGATGTTGCTGTCGATCGTCTATCGGCAAGAGCTGGCGCTGCTGGTTTCCGCCTGTGCAATGTTGGCGGTCGTGTTTCTGGTGGGCGAAGGCTTGGCCACCTATGTGACGATCGCGGCCGCGACGGCGACGGCCATTTTGATGACGGTGCGCATTCGCAGCCGGACCAGGTTGATTTTTGTCGGCGTCTGGGCCGCCATCGCAGCTTTCATGACGCAGCTTGGGGTCGGGGTCGTCGTTGGTCAGCCGTTGAGTATGCGATTGCTGGAAATCGCCGCCTGGCAGGCAGGCTGGGCAATTGTGACCGGCTTTTTGATGACCGGGATTTTGCCGTTCATCGAGAAGTCGTACGGAGTATTGACCGACATCAGTTTGTTAGAACTAGGGGATGCGGCCGATCCGCTGTTGCAAGAGCTCGTCCGGCGCGCTCCCGGCACCTACAACCACTCGATCAACGTCGCATCGATCGCCGAAGCGGCCGCCGATGCGATTGGTGCCAATGGCCTGTTGGCCCGCGTCGGCGCCTATTTCCACGACATCGGCAAGATGATGAAGCCCGAATACTTCATCGAAAACCAATCCGGCGA is a genomic window of Blastopirellula retiformator containing:
- the lhgO gene encoding L-2-hydroxyglutarate oxidase, with product MSIDAIVLGGGIVGLATAYELLQRDPNRRVVVCEKEAAVATHQTGRNSGVLHSGIYYKPGSLKATNCRAGKALMEQFCREHAIPYDICGKVVVAIDSSELPQLEGIYQRGQANGVRCERIGRERLLELEPHCAGVEAIHVPETGIVDYRQVSTKLADLIRERGGEIWLGAKVEKIFERESEISIETTAGSVSGTIAINCCGLYCDRVARLTGAKPAAKIVPFRGEYFELRPSAEHLCKNLIYPVPDLNFPFLGVHFTRMIEGGVDCGPNAVMALAREGYGKLDINLADLWESVSYRGFRKLVARHWKAGLQEFYRSCSKKAFVRSLQRLIPEITAADIFAAPAGIRAQAIAESGDLVDDFLIQREGRMINVLNAPSPAATSSLQIAKTIVDSL
- a CDS encoding bifunctional GNAT family N-acetyltransferase/carbon-nitrogen hydrolase family protein, which gives rise to METLDLKDFEWKTVVRRLTMDDFDQLVEMQLRCFPGMKPWSREHIQSQIDTFPAGQLCVEIDGKIAASASSLIVEYDPNMAWHNWSAISDNGMIRNHDPKGDTLYGIEIMVDPEFRGMRLSRRLYDARKELCRNLNLSRIIIGGRLPGYHKYANEMSAREYIDKVIERALFDPVLTAQLSNGFALQGLIPDYFPSDEASCGYATFLEWLNLDYRANAKRRYHHVVEPIRLAVVQYEMRAVKDFGEFATQCEFFIDAASDYKSDFVVFPELFTTQLLSCVPPSRPGLAARQLAEFTPQYLDLFTEMAVKHNVNIIGGSQFVIEDETLYNISYLFRRDGTLGKQYKIHITPSERKWWGVSPGDKVEVFDTDCGKISILVCYDIEFPELVRIAAQKDAGIVFVPFNTDTRQGYLRIRHCAMARCVENHVYVAVSGCTGNLPFVENSDLHYAQSAIFTPADAEFARDAIAAECNPNIETMIIHDVDVEQLRRHREIGNVQNWNDRRRDIYKVVYKEEGQEHEI
- a CDS encoding DUF1207 domain-containing protein, encoding MTSDKSDKLTIRYATTIAVGITLCLLFTVETAHAQYRETHQRDLDTLMPGDDYTGPRPTFGISGISHIEAVEQQTELPFPDHPIEVSEYELAQDPFCGPCTDQYDFQLLPTGHIYKAHLANVQESRLSVKIGDLTGYRGSTVLDGNLGGRFGVFRYGNHDPFLPQGIQWDVEGSAKVRLDIPEDVDVRSADFRAGTQLTWSYRERPNHRTRFGYYHVSSHLGDEFLIKNPGYNRLNYSRDVLILGHSIYFSDRVRIYGQLGWAFYTTVSQPWELDFGFEWAPTRATGIRGEPFFAVDGHLRQEVNWGGSLTVQTGWAWVGDDSGHLLRIGLNYYNGNSSQLSFYEYWEQQVGFAIWYDY
- a CDS encoding PhoH family protein, which gives rise to MYEATIRFLDNSSVLQLFGARDQHVRRIRESLGVTITHRDGRVRIAGRELAVAQATKVIEALRNKVERQGLITLDEVEDSLADVTGETTTKPKTLPISVFKKTQRVTPMTPGQAAYVEIMREHEMVFALGPAGTGKTYLAVAYAVESLLEQRIRKIVLVRPAVEAGEQLGFLPGTLHEKINPYLQPMLDSLGEMIDREQVARYMEQNVIEVIPLAFMRGRTLNDAFIILDEAQNTTVSQMKMFLTRLGKNSRMVISGDATQNDLPPNVSSGLADAIMRLKDIKGIGQVHLTQADIVRHALVQEIVNAYERGTNTN
- a CDS encoding CPBP family intramembrane glutamic endopeptidase — its product is MTADIPPNEPESSEARPVSSRKQAERFVSSVVKLEGALLVLAIFLGWLFGVSPWQSASWNAADPAAAAQAFGIGIVATLPMIGFFFLLRFNKSVASVELQRLMETQVIPQFSRATIVELGAVAFAAGLCEEALFRGFLQSGFTEIIPDPFGGAATAILIVSVLFGLAHFLSLEYAAAATTMGCYFGLLFYWTGDLITPITTHFLYDWFALVYLRNTSETPTAAE
- a CDS encoding adenylosuccinate synthase, producing MPGTCVIGLQWGDEAKGKLVDLLTRRHDVVARFLGGANAGHTVVDGENTYKLHHIPSGILSLDVANVVTAGVVINPPILLQEIDGLKERDVPVKNLLLSDRAHIIFPWHMAEDRAMNQSTADGENIGTTMRGIGPCYRDKVGRSHAIRLGDLVRPGLKEKIALITAAKNKTIASMYNEGEFTPLDADAIYAEYSGYADRLREYVTDSTAYLLDAADENKRILFEGAQGALLDVDHGTYPFVTSSNSSGVGASAGSGVPAKFINQTIGVVKAYSTRVGGGPFPTEQDNELGEKIRVRGNEFGTTTGRPRRCGWLDAVAVRYTARISGIDTIALMMLDVLSTLDELKICVAYELDGERLTHFPSHVDDVRKVKPIYETLPGWADEITGARSMEDLPANALAYIRRISELVGCEVGVVSVGPDRKQTIFTEQLAELVGAAS
- a CDS encoding type II secretion system protein; amino-acid sequence: MTSYPSSRRGFTLVELLVVIAIIGVLIALRLPAVEQARETPVDGILLPLTARSDAQL
- a CDS encoding phosphatidate cytidylyltransferase, which encodes MLGWRLIGAAAIIIPVITLCWLDFSWNFDRPGIWLLPLAVMIAVFAAEEVLGLLRAKQLRPAGWACHVGTLLVLGTAAMSIWWPFETPPTSMQSKWILFSLAAGMVLSLVSEMRRYEKPGWAIVHVGLTIFTIAYVGGLMSFVIRLRLVHSELPDGNAWGMIALLSMIVATKMSDAGAYFTGRLFGRTKLAPNLSPGKTVEGALGGLVFAVFGAWVIFALVAPQLTTSEPPAFWRLCLYAICVAIAGMVGDLAESLFKRDMESKDSSTWLIGLGGVLDVLDSLLVAAPMALFFWEIGLVGPQ
- a CDS encoding MTH1187 family thiamine-binding protein; this encodes MVLLEFSMSPLNKGDSVSQYVARSIDIIDRSGLDYRLHAMGTIIEGEIDEVLAVLKACLEAMAADCDRITCSAKLDYRAGYSGRLQTKVDSVEQKLGRRVKTLGSASSEQDS
- a CDS encoding isoprenyl transferase, with the translated sequence MTSQSSSQSVQPDLGVPAERLPRHIAVIMDGNGRWAQRQGLPRVEGHRRGVTSVRRTTEECARLGIEQLTLYCLSSENWKRPQYELDFLMHLLEQYMIEERSTIMANNIQVRIIGRRDGIPPQVQQEMDRTIQLSSTNTGTTLCLAINYGGRGEMVDAVRKMATEAASGALDPASITEDAIAAHLYTAGMPDPDLLIRTAGEMRISNFLLWQISYAELWVTQQCWPEFCEETLHQAIRDFAGRDRRFGGLNDDTAEGAT